A genomic segment from Roseibium algicola encodes:
- the peaB gene encoding quinohemoprotein amine dehydrogenase maturation protein: MGYLFFQPQNAHRVEVDGRHLLFHVPTTSLFEIDRLDNDVIDLFRDRTRVSEADVRERFSGRVDPLEVTERIRSFLDLDIITDGRPPRAERPPIHIQNFPLTTIVLNVNTGCNLSCTYCYKEDLDTPSKGRRMAFETAKRSIELLLAESPDRDSYNVVFFGGEPLSNLALIKEVVAYAEDRFGNLGKRVDFTLTTNATLLTEEIVDWLNAHRFGLTVSMDGPKALHDKNRKTVGGKGTYNVVASKTRMLLERYTSRPVGGRVTLTRGVTAVYEIWDHLKNEIGFHEVGFSPVTSGPIAPFNLTGDELQTVFDEMKRLGRHYRDEALLGRNIGFSNMHQLMNDLYEGRSKALPCGAGLGMLAVDHEGGLNLCHRFTGSDMETYGTVDGGIEKQKLARFIEDRADRTDKGCSTCRIRNICAGGCYHESYAHFSDPMKPTYHYCDLMRDWVDFGIGVYGELIAGAPAFFSDHIMPRRAFGK; this comes from the coding sequence ATGGGATATCTCTTTTTTCAGCCGCAGAATGCGCACCGGGTCGAAGTGGACGGACGCCATCTGCTCTTCCACGTGCCGACGACATCTCTGTTCGAGATCGACCGGCTCGACAATGACGTGATTGACCTCTTCAGAGACCGGACCAGGGTTTCCGAAGCCGATGTCCGGGAACGGTTCAGCGGCCGGGTCGATCCGCTTGAGGTAACAGAACGGATCCGTTCGTTTCTCGATCTCGACATTATCACCGACGGCCGCCCGCCACGGGCGGAACGGCCGCCTATCCACATCCAGAACTTCCCGCTGACGACGATCGTTCTCAACGTCAACACGGGCTGCAATCTTTCCTGTACCTATTGCTACAAGGAAGATCTGGATACGCCGTCCAAGGGCCGGCGCATGGCGTTCGAAACGGCGAAGCGCTCGATCGAACTATTGCTGGCGGAAAGCCCCGACCGGGATAGCTACAATGTTGTCTTCTTCGGCGGCGAACCGCTCAGCAACCTGGCCCTGATCAAGGAAGTCGTTGCCTATGCGGAAGACCGCTTCGGCAATCTCGGCAAGCGTGTCGACTTTACCCTGACGACCAACGCGACGCTTCTGACCGAGGAGATCGTCGACTGGCTCAATGCCCACCGGTTCGGTCTGACCGTTTCGATGGACGGGCCGAAGGCGCTTCACGACAAGAACCGCAAGACTGTCGGCGGCAAGGGCACCTACAACGTCGTTGCCTCCAAGACCAGGATGCTGCTGGAACGCTACACCTCCCGCCCGGTCGGCGGGCGAGTGACGCTGACCCGTGGCGTGACTGCCGTCTACGAGATCTGGGATCACCTCAAAAACGAAATCGGCTTTCATGAAGTCGGCTTCTCGCCGGTGACCTCCGGTCCCATCGCGCCGTTCAACCTGACCGGCGACGAGCTTCAGACAGTGTTCGACGAGATGAAACGTCTTGGACGGCACTACCGGGATGAAGCGCTTCTTGGTCGCAACATCGGCTTTTCCAACATGCACCAGCTCATGAACGACCTTTACGAAGGCCGGTCAAAGGCACTGCCTTGCGGGGCAGGGCTCGGCATGCTGGCGGTTGATCACGAGGGCGGTCTCAATCTCTGCCATCGGTTCACCGGGTCCGACATGGAGACCTATGGCACGGTCGACGGCGGCATTGAAAAGCAGAAGCTTGCCCGTTTCATCGAAGACCGGGCGGATCGCACCGACAAGGGTTGCTCCACCTGCCGCATCCGCAACATCTGTGCGGGTGGCTGCTATCACGAGAGTTACGCCCATTTCTCCGATCCGATGAAGCCGACCTACCACTATTGCGACCTCATGCGCGACTGGGTGGATTTTGGCATCGGCGTCTATGGCGAGTTGATCGCCGGCGCTCCGGCTTTCTTTTCGGATCACATCATGCCTCGGAGGGCATTCGGCAAATGA
- the qhpC gene encoding quinohemoprotein amine dehydrogenase subunit gamma, which yields MRHLKPLNQKADRVVTAVETDKMDEVRAMQTVVVGCTSTLDPGWEVDPFGGVAALCQPMEADLYGCSDPCWWPAQVPDTINSYRDWNADADNAGKDWRSLGTVFPSDSET from the coding sequence ATGAGACACTTGAAACCCCTGAACCAGAAAGCCGACCGCGTCGTCACTGCGGTCGAAACCGACAAGATGGACGAAGTGCGGGCCATGCAGACCGTTGTGGTTGGTTGCACATCGACCCTCGATCCCGGCTGGGAAGTCGACCCGTTCGGCGGTGTCGCCGCCCTGTGCCAACCGATGGAGGCCGATCTTTATGGCTGCTCGGACCCTTGCTGGTGGCCGGCCCAGGTGCCGGACACGATCAATTCCTACCGGGACTGGAACGCCGATGCCGACAATGCCGGCAAGGACTGGCGCTCGCTCGGAACGGTTTTCCCGTCCGACAGCGAAACCTGA
- the peaD gene encoding quinohemoprotein amine dehydrogenase subunit beta: MRNLIAAASAALALSLTALPALAKDLIVTAAKPDRLYVIDAKARTIETDCKLDFNLIPGVIVVSPDNKIAYILGNRWEDVFGIDLSTCETVFSAHQSESDIRRKSIASLAVSKDGKEVYTVRNPVRLLADRYEVLEPEIAVYETAAGLDAKPARTFPSPRRMTVMATGRDGMLYAAGHEIYAIDPKTGEISIKIKNATWDRPTYSPPDVLAFWPIGTQADEFMLLYSAAKFTDESMSEIADFVWGYQSVDLTTGESDIQDFASLEVIMFSAVRDPNDKSKLYGVYTQLSKHDVEKKELIKRVDLPHTYYCVNISSDGKEIYVGGTNDDIGVYDAETLERIGEILLPSGGDMAAGTMQVISTGS, encoded by the coding sequence ATGCGAAACCTTATTGCTGCGGCAAGCGCAGCCCTAGCCTTGAGCCTTACCGCTCTGCCAGCCCTCGCCAAGGATCTGATTGTCACGGCCGCAAAGCCCGACCGGCTTTACGTGATCGACGCCAAGGCAAGGACGATAGAGACCGACTGCAAGCTCGACTTCAACCTGATCCCCGGTGTCATCGTCGTCTCGCCGGACAACAAGATCGCCTATATCCTCGGCAATCGCTGGGAGGATGTTTTCGGTATTGACCTTTCCACCTGCGAGACGGTGTTTTCCGCGCATCAGTCAGAAAGCGACATCCGGCGCAAATCGATCGCCTCGCTGGCCGTCTCCAAGGATGGCAAGGAGGTCTACACGGTGCGCAATCCGGTTCGGCTGCTTGCCGACCGATACGAGGTTCTTGAACCGGAAATCGCGGTCTATGAGACAGCAGCCGGTCTTGACGCCAAACCGGCCCGCACGTTCCCGAGCCCGCGCCGCATGACGGTGATGGCAACCGGGCGTGACGGCATGCTCTATGCCGCCGGGCACGAGATCTATGCGATTGACCCGAAGACCGGCGAAATCTCCATCAAGATCAAGAATGCCACCTGGGACCGGCCGACCTATTCTCCGCCGGACGTCCTTGCCTTCTGGCCTATCGGTACACAGGCAGACGAGTTCATGCTGCTTTATTCGGCCGCCAAGTTCACCGACGAGTCGATGAGCGAGATTGCCGATTTCGTCTGGGGGTACCAGTCGGTCGATCTGACGACTGGGGAAAGCGATATCCAGGATTTCGCCAGCCTGGAAGTGATCATGTTCTCCGCCGTGCGTGACCCCAACGACAAGAGCAAGCTTTACGGTGTCTACACCCAGCTTTCCAAGCATGATGTCGAGAAGAAAGAGCTGATCAAGCGGGTCGACCTGCCACACACCTATTACTGTGTGAACATCTCGTCCGACGGCAAGGAGATCTATGTCGGCGGCACCAATGACGACATTGGCGTCTATGATGCAGAAACCCTGGAACGTATCGGTGAAATCCTCCTGCCTTCGGGCGGTGACATGGCCGCCGGTACGATGCAGGTGATCAGCACCGGAAGCTAG
- a CDS encoding ABC transporter ATP-binding protein, translating to MKQAVSLRGADRAGTMSTRPSLLRGLFNRVFGIREAAWLVPLVAPYRWPLAMLFLLSLVAAGAALVPPYLTKLVIDRGLMAGDKHALVVFVAILFGVGLAALALGALNSLLHLRFSARLLKDLRRSAVDRILAQSPRWQAKQSIGELMSRLDGDAGEVQQFTFAVLVNGGGSLLRLVGGLVMLFVLAPKLALLALALAPVELLFFARARPVTQAKATEVRQARGVLASGLAETITGLSALRALNATGAAAKRIETRQQGLVAALMSAQMWNEVTRAVPMVLTAILRGAVFLVGGLAVIDGTMPLGSLIAFTAYLAFLIGPMQSLISLWHGQARMKAALDRLDRIMSAVPDVQDPVSPVPLTAGGGELVLAGVAYAPDGGVPLFENVSLIVPKGQKIRLCGPSGIGKTSLLSLLQRHDDPKAGTILLDGTDLRHLSLQDLRTVVALVPQKGHVFSGTVADNLCLGSSEAAEEDMHAVLQFVELEDRFSGKGLETVLGEGGLDLSGGERQRLCLARALLQPFQVLILDESLSEVDADRVSRIMTRIDTRFGDRTRLVVTHGDTERYGIFDSELVLQAREVGV from the coding sequence ATGAAACAGGCAGTTTCCTTGAGAGGAGCAGACCGGGCCGGGACCATGTCGACCCGGCCTTCGCTGCTGCGTGGGTTGTTCAACCGGGTCTTCGGCATCCGTGAGGCGGCGTGGCTGGTGCCGCTGGTCGCGCCATACCGCTGGCCGCTGGCAATGCTGTTCCTGTTATCCCTTGTGGCGGCAGGTGCGGCGCTTGTGCCGCCTTACCTGACCAAGCTTGTCATCGACCGGGGCCTGATGGCCGGCGACAAGCACGCGCTTGTGGTTTTTGTGGCCATCCTTTTTGGAGTTGGCCTGGCAGCACTGGCGCTGGGCGCACTGAATTCCTTGCTGCACCTGAGGTTTTCGGCAAGGCTGCTGAAGGACCTGCGCCGGTCGGCCGTGGACAGGATCCTTGCCCAGTCGCCCCGCTGGCAGGCCAAACAATCCATCGGCGAACTCATGAGCCGCCTTGATGGCGATGCCGGGGAAGTACAGCAATTCACGTTTGCCGTGCTGGTGAACGGTGGTGGCAGCCTTCTGAGACTGGTCGGCGGCCTGGTCATGTTGTTTGTGCTGGCGCCCAAGCTGGCTCTTCTTGCACTGGCGCTGGCACCGGTCGAACTGTTGTTTTTCGCCCGTGCACGACCCGTCACCCAGGCGAAGGCAACTGAGGTACGGCAAGCGCGCGGTGTGCTCGCATCCGGGCTTGCGGAGACGATTACCGGGCTTTCCGCACTGCGGGCGCTGAATGCGACCGGAGCTGCGGCAAAACGGATCGAAACACGGCAACAGGGCCTTGTCGCAGCATTGATGTCTGCGCAGATGTGGAACGAAGTAACGCGGGCAGTGCCGATGGTGCTGACGGCGATCCTGCGTGGTGCGGTTTTTCTGGTTGGCGGGCTCGCGGTGATCGACGGCACCATGCCGCTCGGGTCCCTGATCGCCTTCACCGCCTATCTCGCCTTCCTGATCGGGCCGATGCAGTCGCTCATTTCCCTCTGGCACGGACAGGCGCGCATGAAAGCGGCGCTCGACCGGCTCGACCGGATCATGAGTGCCGTACCGGATGTCCAGGACCCGGTATCACCTGTGCCACTGACTGCCGGTGGTGGTGAATTGGTGCTGGCAGGTGTTGCCTATGCACCGGATGGCGGCGTGCCGCTTTTTGAGAATGTTAGCCTCATTGTCCCAAAAGGACAGAAAATCCGGCTGTGCGGTCCGTCCGGCATCGGCAAGACGTCGCTTCTGTCGCTGCTTCAACGCCATGACGACCCGAAGGCCGGAACGATCCTTCTGGATGGTACGGACTTACGTCATCTCTCTCTTCAAGATCTCCGCACGGTTGTCGCCCTTGTGCCACAAAAGGGGCATGTCTTTTCCGGAACAGTGGCGGACAATCTCTGTCTCGGGTCTTCTGAGGCAGCCGAGGAAGACATGCATGCCGTTCTGCAATTCGTGGAGCTGGAGGACCGGTTTTCTGGCAAGGGACTTGAAACGGTTCTTGGCGAGGGAGGGCTTGACCTTTCCGGCGGAGAACGTCAGCGGCTGTGCCTTGCCCGCGCCCTGTTGCAGCCGTTCCAGGTGCTGATCCTGGATGAAAGCCTTTCGGAGGTTGATGCGGACCGGGTGTCACGGATCATGACCCGGATCGATACCCGGTTTGGTGATCGTACCCGCCTTGTCGTCACGCATGGGGACACGGAACGGTATGGGATCTTTGACAGTGAGCTGGTGCTGCAAGCAAGAGAGGTCGGGGTTTGA